A stretch of Amycolatopsis balhimycina FH 1894 DNA encodes these proteins:
- a CDS encoding arginine repressor: protein MTSSRVGRQARITELVSTMTIRSQTELAKLLAAEGIEVTQATLSRDLDELGAVKLRGPDSGAPVYVIPEDGSPVRGVQGGTSRLSRLLAELMVSADSSGNLMVLRTPPGAAQFLASAIDRAALEEVVGSIAGDDTVAVIAREPLTGKGLAERFAALADRSANEPGDEGTA, encoded by the coding sequence ATGACCAGCAGCCGGGTGGGGCGGCAGGCGCGGATCACCGAGCTGGTGTCCACCATGACGATCCGCAGCCAGACCGAGCTGGCCAAGCTGCTGGCCGCCGAGGGCATCGAGGTCACGCAGGCGACGTTGTCGCGCGACCTCGACGAGCTGGGCGCGGTCAAGCTGCGGGGGCCGGACTCGGGGGCGCCGGTCTACGTCATCCCCGAGGACGGCAGCCCGGTCCGCGGGGTGCAGGGCGGCACGTCACGGCTCTCGCGGCTGCTGGCGGAGCTGATGGTCTCGGCGGACTCGTCGGGCAACCTGATGGTGCTGCGGACCCCGCCCGGCGCGGCGCAGTTCCTGGCCAGCGCGATCGACCGGGCCGCCCTCGAAGAGGTCGTCGGCTCGATCGCGGGCGACGACACGGTCGCCGTGATCGCGCGGGAGCCCCTGACCGGCAAGGGCCTGGCCGAGCGGTTCGCCGCGCTCGCCGACCGTTCGGCGAACGAACCAGGAGACGAAGGAACGGCTTGA
- a CDS encoding alpha/beta hydrolase → MKRIVAAVAAAGLAAGLMAAPAASADPGAQFTPAPIAWGPCTSASLKAAGAECGFLEVPMDYAHPGGAKVSVAVSRIKHKTPRSQGIMLVNPGGPGGSGLGLSVLGKYVPNHAGDNYDWIGFDPRGVGSSKPAISCDGNYFSYNRPAYVPTTPRLEKTWLARSKGYADACRKNGAILDHVKTTDVAQDMDSLRKALGEKQINYYGFSYGTYLGQVYSTLYPKNVRRMVLDGNVDPRKVWYQANLDQDVAFDKNIKIYFDWLAKYDDVYHLGKTGDAVEKLWYATQRKLAKNPAGGVIGGDEWTDIFLQAGYYVFGWVDMAKAFDGYVHQGDWQTLKALYDDSNPPGNDNGFAVYLGVQCTDVQWPTDWNRWRIDNWLTYFKAPFETWGNAWFNAPCVYWPAKAGKPVDIDGSKVAGALLISEELDAATPYTGSLEVRKRFPNSSLISAPGGTTHAGSLSGVSCVDDRIADYLATGTLPKRRPGNHSDVQCSPVPPPVPDGAAAQKSDNTAKAAQERQLDRLLHF, encoded by the coding sequence GTGAAAAGAATCGTTGCCGCCGTCGCCGCCGCGGGGCTCGCGGCCGGGCTGATGGCCGCGCCCGCCGCCTCGGCGGATCCCGGGGCGCAGTTCACCCCGGCGCCGATCGCCTGGGGTCCGTGCACGTCGGCGAGCCTCAAGGCCGCCGGCGCCGAGTGCGGTTTCCTCGAAGTGCCGATGGACTACGCGCACCCGGGCGGGGCGAAGGTCTCCGTCGCGGTCTCTCGGATCAAGCACAAGACCCCGCGGTCCCAGGGGATCATGCTGGTCAACCCGGGCGGCCCCGGCGGCTCGGGCCTCGGCCTGTCGGTGCTCGGCAAGTACGTGCCGAACCACGCCGGGGACAACTACGACTGGATCGGCTTCGACCCGCGGGGCGTCGGGTCCAGCAAGCCCGCGATCAGCTGCGACGGGAACTACTTCAGCTACAACCGGCCCGCGTACGTGCCGACCACGCCGCGGCTGGAGAAGACGTGGCTCGCCCGCTCGAAGGGCTACGCCGACGCGTGCCGCAAGAACGGCGCGATCCTCGACCACGTCAAGACGACCGATGTCGCCCAGGACATGGACAGCCTGCGCAAGGCGCTGGGCGAGAAGCAGATCAACTACTACGGCTTCTCCTACGGCACCTACCTCGGCCAGGTGTACAGCACGCTGTACCCGAAGAACGTCCGCCGGATGGTGCTCGACGGCAACGTCGACCCGCGGAAGGTCTGGTACCAGGCCAACCTCGACCAGGACGTCGCGTTCGACAAGAACATCAAGATCTACTTCGACTGGCTGGCCAAGTACGACGACGTCTACCACCTGGGCAAGACCGGTGACGCCGTCGAGAAGCTCTGGTACGCCACCCAGCGCAAGCTCGCCAAGAACCCGGCGGGCGGGGTCATCGGCGGCGACGAGTGGACCGACATCTTCCTCCAGGCCGGCTACTACGTCTTCGGCTGGGTCGACATGGCGAAGGCCTTCGACGGCTACGTGCACCAGGGTGACTGGCAGACGCTGAAGGCGCTCTACGACGACTCGAACCCGCCCGGCAACGACAACGGGTTCGCCGTCTACCTGGGTGTGCAGTGCACCGACGTGCAGTGGCCGACCGACTGGAACCGGTGGCGGATCGACAACTGGCTGACCTACTTCAAGGCCCCGTTCGAGACCTGGGGCAACGCCTGGTTCAACGCGCCGTGCGTGTACTGGCCGGCGAAGGCGGGCAAGCCGGTCGACATCGACGGCAGCAAGGTGGCCGGTGCGCTGCTGATCAGCGAGGAGCTCGACGCCGCCACGCCGTACACCGGCAGCCTCGAGGTCCGGAAGCGGTTCCCGAACTCGAGCCTGATCAGCGCGCCGGGCGGCACGACCCACGCGGGTTCGCTGTCCGGGGTGTCCTGTGTGGACGACAGGATCGCCGACTACCTGGCCACCGGCACGCTGCCGAAGCGCCGGCCGGGTAACCACTCGGACGTCCAGTGCAGCCCGGTGCCGCCGCCGGTGCCCGACGGCGCGGCGGCACAGAAGTCGGACAACACCGCGAAGGCTGCCCAGGAGAGGCAGCTGGACCGGCTGCTGCACTTCTGA
- the argH gene encoding argininosuccinate lyase — protein MSGNEQPVQLWGGRFASGPAEAMAALSASTHFDWRLAPYDIAGSRAHARVLCKAGLLTEDELTGMLAALDTLAQDVASGEFTPTIADEDVHTALERGLLERAGTDLGGKLRAGRSRNDQVATLFRMWLRDASRRVVAGTLEVIDALVSQAKRHPEAILPGRTHLQHAQPVLLAHHLMAHGQALLRDVSRLQDWDARTAESPYGSGALAGSSLGLDPEAVAEELGFATSVENSIDGTASRDFVAEFAFAVAMLAVNLSRIAEEVIIWNTAEFGYVTLDDAWATGSSIMPQKKNPDVAELTRGKAGRLIGNLTGLLATLKAQPLAYNRDLQEDKEPVFDSVEQLELLFPAIAGMLETLTFHTDRLAELAPAGFTLATDIAEWLVRQGVPFRVAHEAAGESVRVAESRGVGLDELTDEEFEKINPALTPAVRGVLTVEGSVKSRNARGGTAPERVAEQRARLEERVTAARQWLN, from the coding sequence GTGAGCGGGAACGAGCAGCCGGTGCAGCTGTGGGGCGGCCGGTTCGCCAGCGGTCCGGCGGAGGCCATGGCCGCGTTGAGCGCGTCGACGCACTTCGACTGGCGTTTGGCGCCCTACGACATCGCCGGGTCCCGCGCGCACGCGCGAGTGCTGTGCAAGGCAGGCCTGCTCACCGAAGACGAGCTGACCGGCATGCTGGCCGCGCTGGACACGCTCGCCCAGGACGTCGCTTCGGGGGAGTTCACCCCCACGATCGCCGACGAGGACGTGCACACGGCCCTCGAACGCGGCCTGCTCGAGCGTGCGGGTACTGACCTCGGCGGCAAGCTGCGGGCCGGCCGGTCGCGCAACGACCAGGTGGCCACGCTCTTCCGGATGTGGCTGCGCGACGCGTCCCGCCGGGTCGTCGCCGGCACGCTCGAGGTCATCGACGCGCTGGTGTCGCAGGCGAAGCGGCACCCGGAGGCGATCCTCCCCGGCCGCACGCACCTGCAGCACGCCCAGCCGGTGCTGCTCGCGCACCACCTGATGGCACACGGCCAGGCCCTGCTGCGCGACGTCTCGCGGCTGCAGGACTGGGACGCCCGTACGGCGGAGTCGCCGTACGGTTCCGGCGCCCTCGCCGGCTCGTCCCTGGGGCTCGACCCCGAGGCCGTCGCGGAGGAACTGGGCTTTGCGACCAGCGTCGAGAACTCCATCGATGGCACCGCTTCGCGCGACTTCGTCGCCGAGTTCGCGTTCGCCGTCGCGATGCTCGCGGTGAACCTGTCCCGGATTGCCGAAGAGGTGATCATCTGGAACACCGCCGAGTTCGGCTACGTGACGCTGGACGACGCCTGGGCCACCGGCAGCTCGATCATGCCGCAGAAGAAGAACCCGGACGTCGCGGAGCTGACCCGCGGCAAGGCGGGCCGGCTGATCGGCAACCTCACCGGCCTGCTGGCCACCCTGAAGGCGCAGCCGCTGGCCTACAACCGCGACCTGCAGGAGGACAAGGAGCCGGTGTTCGACTCGGTCGAGCAGCTCGAGCTCCTGTTCCCGGCGATCGCGGGGATGCTCGAAACGCTCACCTTCCACACCGACCGGCTCGCCGAGCTGGCCCCGGCCGGCTTCACCCTGGCCACGGACATCGCCGAGTGGCTGGTGCGCCAAGGCGTCCCGTTCCGCGTCGCGCACGAGGCGGCGGGGGAGAGCGTCCGCGTCGCCGAGTCCCGTGGCGTCGGCCTGGACGAGCTGACCGACGAGGAGTTCGAGAAGATCAACCCGGCGCTCACCCCGGCCGTCCGCGGTGTTCTCACCGTCGAAGGCTCGGTGAAGTCGCGCAACGCCCGGGGTGGCACGGCACCGGAACGCGTGGCCGAACAGCGCGCGCGGCTGGAAGAGCGGGTCACCGCGGCCCGTCAGTGGCTCAACTGA
- a CDS encoding acetylornithine transaminase: MTDLKSNVDGQAHWQSALMDNYGTPKLTLVRGEGAKVWDADGQGYVDLVGGIAVNALGHAHPAVVEAVTAQIKQLGHTSNLYINPVTVELAEALLDVAGLTGHGKVLFVNSGAEANEAALKISRLTGRTKVVAAEGAFHGRTMGALTLTGQPGKRDPFKPLVPGVEHVPFGDVEALKAAVDTDTAAVFLEPVLGEAGVIPAPDGYLQAAREITKATGTLLVLDEVQTGIGRLGTWFGYQQAGIVPDVITLAKGLGGGLPLGAVIGVGAAGDLLEPGHHGTTFGGNPVCCAAGLAVLKTIAADNLLDHVSALGKDIAAGVESLGHPLVAGVRGAGLLLGIALKQPVSAAVAKAAQDAGYLVNPIAPDTIRLAPPLVLDGGQAEGFLAALPNALDSTTKDSD, encoded by the coding sequence GTGACCGACCTCAAGTCCAATGTGGACGGCCAGGCGCACTGGCAGTCCGCCCTGATGGACAACTACGGCACGCCCAAGCTGACGCTCGTCCGCGGCGAGGGCGCGAAGGTGTGGGACGCCGACGGCCAGGGGTACGTCGACCTGGTCGGCGGTATCGCCGTCAACGCGCTCGGCCACGCCCACCCGGCGGTCGTCGAAGCCGTCACCGCGCAGATCAAGCAGCTCGGCCACACCTCGAACCTGTACATCAACCCGGTGACCGTCGAGCTCGCCGAAGCGCTGCTCGACGTCGCCGGCCTCACCGGCCACGGCAAGGTGCTGTTCGTCAACTCCGGCGCCGAGGCCAACGAAGCCGCGCTGAAGATCAGCCGCCTGACCGGGCGCACCAAGGTGGTCGCCGCCGAAGGGGCGTTCCACGGCCGGACCATGGGCGCGCTGACGCTCACCGGCCAGCCCGGCAAGCGCGACCCCTTCAAACCGCTGGTGCCCGGGGTGGAGCACGTGCCGTTCGGGGACGTCGAAGCGCTCAAGGCCGCTGTCGACACCGACACCGCGGCCGTGTTCCTGGAGCCGGTGCTCGGGGAGGCCGGCGTGATCCCGGCGCCGGACGGCTACCTGCAGGCCGCTCGCGAGATCACCAAGGCCACCGGCACGCTGCTGGTGCTCGACGAGGTGCAGACCGGCATCGGGAGGCTCGGCACCTGGTTCGGCTACCAGCAGGCCGGCATCGTGCCGGACGTGATCACCCTGGCCAAGGGCCTCGGCGGCGGGCTGCCGCTGGGTGCGGTGATCGGCGTCGGCGCGGCGGGCGACCTGCTCGAGCCCGGCCACCACGGGACCACCTTCGGCGGCAACCCGGTGTGCTGCGCGGCCGGGCTGGCCGTGCTGAAGACCATCGCCGCGGACAACCTCCTGGACCACGTCTCCGCACTGGGCAAGGACATCGCGGCGGGGGTCGAGTCGCTGGGGCACCCGCTCGTCGCCGGGGTGCGCGGCGCGGGGCTGCTGCTCGGCATCGCCCTCAAGCAGCCCGTCTCGGCCGCGGTCGCCAAGGCCGCCCAGGACGCCGGCTACCTCGTCAACCCGATCGCCCCGGACACGATCCGGCTCGCGCCGCCGCTCGTGCTCGACGGCGGGCAGGCCGAAGGCTTCCTCGCCGCCCTCCCGAACGCGCTCGACTCCACCACGAAGGACTCCGACTGA
- the argC gene encoding N-acetyl-gamma-glutamyl-phosphate reductase yields MTVNIAVAGASGYAGGELLRLLLTHPEVEIGALTAASSAGTKLGVHQPHLVPLADRVLAETTPETLAGHDVVFLALPHGHSAGIAAQLGPDVLVVDLGADHRLADAGDWQRWYGGDHAGQWPYGLPELPGAREKLAGTKRVAVPGCFPTGGSLALAPALAAGLVEPDVTVVAVTGTSGAGKSLKPNLLGSEVMGSASAYGVGGAHRHTPEFAQNLSAVAGEKVTVSFTPVLAPMPRGILTTASAPLKAGVDEASARAAYEKAYDAEPFVQLLPAGAWPATASTLGSNNVQLQVAVDTDARRLVVVAAIDNLTKGTAGGAVQSMNLALGFPETTGLSTVGVAP; encoded by the coding sequence ATGACGGTGAACATCGCGGTGGCCGGAGCCAGCGGGTACGCGGGTGGTGAGCTGCTGCGCCTGCTCCTGACGCATCCCGAGGTCGAGATCGGTGCGCTCACGGCCGCCAGCAGCGCGGGCACGAAGCTGGGCGTCCACCAGCCCCACCTGGTCCCCCTCGCCGACCGTGTCCTCGCCGAGACGACCCCGGAGACGCTGGCCGGCCACGACGTCGTGTTCCTGGCGCTGCCGCACGGGCACTCCGCCGGGATCGCGGCGCAGCTCGGCCCGGACGTCCTGGTCGTCGACCTCGGCGCCGACCACCGCCTGGCCGACGCGGGTGACTGGCAGCGCTGGTACGGCGGTGACCACGCCGGCCAGTGGCCGTACGGCCTGCCGGAACTGCCCGGCGCCCGCGAGAAGCTCGCCGGCACCAAGCGCGTCGCCGTGCCCGGCTGCTTCCCGACCGGCGGGTCGCTGGCGCTGGCGCCCGCGTTGGCCGCCGGGCTCGTCGAGCCCGACGTGACGGTCGTGGCGGTCACCGGCACCTCCGGTGCCGGCAAGAGCCTCAAGCCGAACCTGCTCGGCTCCGAGGTGATGGGCTCGGCCAGCGCGTACGGCGTCGGCGGCGCGCACCGCCACACCCCGGAGTTCGCCCAGAACCTCTCGGCCGTCGCGGGGGAGAAGGTCACCGTGTCCTTCACCCCGGTGCTCGCGCCGATGCCCCGTGGCATCCTCACCACGGCGAGCGCCCCGCTCAAGGCCGGCGTCGACGAGGCGTCCGCCCGCGCCGCCTACGAAAAGGCCTACGACGCCGAGCCGTTCGTCCAGCTGCTGCCCGCGGGCGCCTGGCCGGCCACCGCGTCGACGCTCGGCTCGAACAACGTCCAGCTGCAGGTCGCGGTCGACACCGACGCGCGGCGCCTGGTCGTCGTCGCCGCGATCGACAACCTCACCAAGGGCACCGCCGGCGGTGCCGTCCAGTCGATGAACCTGGCCCTCGGCTTCCCCGAGACGACCGGCCTTTCCACCGTAGGAGTCGCACCGTGA
- the argJ gene encoding bifunctional glutamate N-acetyltransferase/amino-acid acetyltransferase ArgJ: MTVTGPQGFRAAGVAAGIKASGALDLTLVVNDGPLDVAAGVFTRNVIKAAPVLWSQEVLKQQRLKAVVLNSGGANAATGPGGFQDTHATAEKVAEVLEAGAIEVAVCSTGLIGERLPMEAVLAGVDTAVKALDTSAEASLNAAKGVMTTDSKPKQAFAKHDSGWSVGGFAKGAGMLAPNLATMLSVLTTDAVVDKATLDRALRAATHVTFDRLDVDGGTSTNDTVLVLASGASGVEPTEAELTGLLTAVSHDLVLQLRADSEGATKDVDVTVQGAESEADAIAVARTIAEDNLVKTALFGSDPNWGRIAMALGRVPARIDPETVSIAINGVTLFAQGMPAADRSEADLTGRAIEIVVDLGVGASAATVYTTDLSHGYVEENSAYSS; the protein is encoded by the coding sequence GTGACCGTCACCGGCCCCCAGGGCTTCCGCGCCGCCGGCGTCGCCGCCGGGATCAAGGCCTCCGGCGCGCTGGACCTCACCCTGGTCGTCAACGACGGCCCGCTCGACGTCGCGGCGGGCGTCTTCACCCGCAACGTGATCAAGGCCGCGCCGGTGCTGTGGTCGCAGGAGGTGCTCAAGCAGCAGCGGCTGAAGGCCGTCGTCCTCAACTCGGGCGGTGCCAACGCGGCCACCGGCCCCGGCGGCTTCCAGGACACCCACGCCACGGCCGAAAAGGTCGCCGAAGTCCTGGAAGCGGGTGCGATCGAGGTCGCCGTCTGCTCCACCGGACTGATCGGCGAGCGGCTGCCGATGGAAGCCGTGCTGGCCGGCGTGGACACCGCGGTCAAGGCCCTCGACACGAGTGCCGAAGCGAGCTTGAACGCCGCCAAGGGCGTGATGACCACCGACAGCAAGCCGAAGCAGGCCTTCGCGAAGCACGACAGCGGCTGGAGCGTCGGCGGCTTCGCCAAGGGCGCGGGCATGCTCGCGCCGAACCTCGCCACCATGCTGTCGGTGCTGACCACCGACGCCGTCGTGGACAAGGCCACCCTCGACCGTGCCCTGCGCGCGGCGACCCACGTCACCTTCGACCGGCTCGACGTCGACGGCGGCACCTCCACCAACGACACCGTCCTGGTCCTGGCGTCCGGCGCGAGCGGCGTCGAGCCCACCGAGGCGGAGCTCACCGGGCTCCTCACCGCGGTGAGCCACGACCTGGTGCTCCAGCTGCGCGCGGACTCCGAGGGCGCCACCAAGGACGTCGACGTCACGGTGCAGGGGGCGGAATCCGAAGCCGACGCCATCGCCGTGGCCCGCACGATCGCCGAGGACAACCTGGTCAAGACGGCGTTGTTCGGGTCGGACCCGAACTGGGGCCGGATCGCCATGGCGCTCGGCCGGGTCCCGGCCCGCATCGACCCGGAGACCGTGTCGATCGCGATCAACGGCGTCACCCTGTTCGCGCAGGGGATGCCAGCCGCCGACCGGTCCGAGGCGGACCTCACCGGCCGGGCCATCGAGATCGTCGTCGACCTCGGCGTCGGCGCGAGCGCGGCGACCGTCTACACCACCGACCTTTCGCATGGTTACGTGGAAGAGAACAGCGCGTACTCCTCATGA
- the argF gene encoding ornithine carbamoyltransferase has protein sequence MLRHFLRDDDVSPAEQKAILDIADALKADPLGTRTLAGKSITAIFEKNSTRTRFSFEVGISQLGGHPVIVDGRSMQLGREETIEDTSRVLSRYVDGIVWRTFAQKRIEAMASAASIPVVNALTDEFHPCQVLTDLMTIRERKGKLEGLTLVYLGDGANNMAHSLLLGGVTAGMHIRVVSPVGFQPDQGVMLDAKKRANETGGTATVFTDPYAAVDGADVLVTDTWTSMGQENDGLDRVGPFRALQVNTELLKKAADEAIVLHCLPAHRGWEITDEVIDGPASAVWDEAENRLHAQKALLVWLFEESRR, from the coding sequence ATGCTCCGCCACTTCCTCCGCGACGACGACGTCAGTCCCGCCGAACAGAAGGCCATCCTCGACATCGCCGACGCGCTCAAGGCCGACCCGCTGGGCACCAGGACCCTGGCCGGCAAGTCGATCACGGCGATCTTCGAGAAGAACTCGACCCGCACCCGGTTCTCGTTCGAGGTCGGCATCAGCCAGCTCGGCGGGCACCCGGTGATCGTCGACGGCCGGTCCATGCAGCTCGGCCGCGAAGAGACCATCGAAGACACTTCGCGGGTCCTGTCGCGTTACGTCGACGGGATCGTGTGGCGCACCTTCGCGCAGAAGCGCATCGAAGCGATGGCCTCGGCCGCGTCGATCCCGGTGGTCAACGCGCTCACCGACGAGTTCCACCCGTGCCAGGTGCTCACCGACCTGATGACGATCCGCGAGCGCAAGGGGAAGCTCGAGGGACTCACCCTCGTCTACCTCGGTGACGGCGCCAACAACATGGCGCACTCGCTCCTGCTCGGCGGGGTCACGGCCGGCATGCACATCCGGGTCGTCTCGCCGGTCGGCTTCCAGCCCGACCAGGGCGTGATGCTGGACGCGAAGAAGCGGGCGAACGAGACCGGCGGCACCGCCACCGTCTTCACCGACCCGTACGCGGCCGTCGACGGCGCGGACGTGCTGGTCACCGACACGTGGACGTCGATGGGGCAGGAGAACGACGGGCTCGACCGGGTCGGCCCGTTCCGCGCGCTCCAGGTCAACACCGAGCTGCTGAAGAAGGCCGCGGACGAGGCGATCGTGCTGCACTGCCTGCCGGCGCACCGCGGCTGGGAGATCACCGACGAGGTCATCGACGGGCCGGCCAGCGCGGTGTGGGACGAGGCCGAGAACCGGCTGCACGCCCAGAAGGCGTTGCTGGTCTGGCTGTTCGAAGAGAGCCGGCGATGA
- a CDS encoding helix-turn-helix transcriptional regulator: MTDTPARLLGLLSLLQTPREWPGSELADRLGVSPRTIRRDVERLRDLGYPVEASRGVTGGYRLVAGTAMPPLVLDDEEAVAIAVGLRTAAGQTVDGIEEASVRALAKLEQVLPARLRRRVATIGTATVAAPAGGPVVDPAQLTVFAGAITNHETARFHYRANDGTETRRRAEPLRLVAAGRRWYLVAYDLDRADWRIFRADRVRDAQATGGRVAPRQPPATDLAAYVVDRLHDLAPTFRAVAVLAEPAAQIAPRLGVTAGELTDLDDGRCRWRSHPDTLDWLAFRLLGLGCAFTAEEPRELVEHLKALAARAAAAAGSGARD, from the coding sequence ATGACGGACACCCCGGCGCGGCTGCTCGGCCTGCTTTCGCTGCTCCAGACGCCCCGGGAGTGGCCGGGCAGCGAGCTGGCCGACCGGCTCGGGGTCAGCCCGCGCACGATCCGCCGCGACGTCGAGCGGCTGCGCGACCTGGGCTACCCCGTCGAGGCCAGCCGCGGCGTCACGGGCGGATACCGGCTGGTCGCCGGCACCGCGATGCCACCGCTCGTGCTCGACGACGAAGAAGCCGTCGCGATCGCGGTGGGCCTGCGGACCGCGGCGGGGCAGACCGTCGACGGCATCGAGGAGGCGTCCGTGCGGGCGCTGGCGAAGCTCGAGCAGGTCCTGCCCGCCCGCCTGCGCCGCCGGGTGGCCACGATCGGCACGGCGACCGTCGCCGCGCCGGCCGGCGGACCCGTCGTCGACCCGGCGCAGCTGACGGTGTTCGCCGGCGCGATCACCAACCACGAGACGGCCCGGTTCCACTACCGCGCGAACGACGGGACCGAGACCCGGCGCCGGGCCGAGCCGCTCCGGCTGGTGGCCGCCGGCCGCCGCTGGTACCTGGTCGCCTACGACCTCGACCGGGCGGACTGGCGGATCTTCCGGGCCGACCGGGTCCGCGACGCCCAGGCGACCGGCGGCCGCGTCGCCCCACGGCAGCCGCCTGCCACCGATCTGGCGGCCTACGTCGTCGACCGGCTCCACGACCTCGCGCCGACGTTCCGGGCGGTGGCCGTGCTGGCGGAACCGGCGGCGCAGATCGCGCCCCGCCTCGGCGTGACCGCCGGCGAGCTGACCGACCTGGACGACGGCCGCTGCCGGTGGCGCAGTCACCCGGACACGCTGGACTGGCTCGCGTTCCGGCTGCTGGGGCTCGGCTGCGCGTTCACGGCCGAGGAACCGCGGGAACTGGTCGAACACCTGAAGGCGCTCGCGGCCCGCGCCGCAGCAGCAGCGGGTTCCGGCGCGCGGGACTGA
- a CDS encoding DNA alkylation repair protein, whose protein sequence is MNADEELVKAVRAGLAEAADPGKAPAMRAYMKSAMPFRGVAKPQRSALLKRVLAEHILPDRVTYSATVLQLWRTAEFREERYAAIDLSGYRAYRQWQAPGAIPMYEEMIVSGAWWDYVDELAIRRIGPILRSARAQVTPVMLDWAAGRSLWRRRTAIICQVGAKEATDTDLLTRAIEPAIAEPEFFLRKGIGWALREYAKTAPDWVRSFVDEHPGLSGLSRREALKHIG, encoded by the coding sequence ATGAACGCGGACGAAGAGCTGGTCAAGGCGGTTCGCGCCGGGTTGGCCGAGGCGGCCGACCCGGGGAAGGCACCGGCGATGCGGGCGTACATGAAGTCGGCCATGCCCTTCCGCGGCGTGGCGAAACCCCAGCGCAGCGCGCTCCTCAAGCGGGTGCTGGCCGAGCACATATTGCCCGATCGAGTGACGTATTCGGCGACCGTCCTCCAGTTGTGGCGGACCGCCGAATTCCGCGAGGAGCGCTACGCGGCCATCGATCTTTCCGGATATCGGGCATACCGGCAGTGGCAGGCCCCCGGGGCGATCCCGATGTACGAAGAGATGATCGTCAGCGGGGCGTGGTGGGACTACGTGGACGAGCTGGCCATCCGCAGGATCGGGCCGATCCTGCGATCCGCCCGTGCCCAGGTCACTCCGGTCATGCTGGACTGGGCGGCCGGCCGGAGCCTCTGGCGGCGGCGTACGGCGATCATCTGCCAGGTCGGCGCGAAAGAGGCCACCGACACCGACCTGCTCACCCGGGCGATCGAGCCCGCGATCGCCGAGCCGGAGTTCTTCCTGCGCAAGGGAATCGGCTGGGCCCTGCGGGAGTACGCGAAGACGGCACCGGACTGGGTGCGGTCATTCGTGGACGAGCACCCGGGCCTGTCCGGGCTGTCCCGCCGGGAGGCGCTCAAGCACATCGGGTGA
- the argB gene encoding acetylglutamate kinase, which produces MNQEALISADERLATAAEKAGVLIEALPWLQRFHGATVVVKYGGNAMIDDQLKAAFAEDMVFLRLAGLRPVVVHGGGPQITAMLKRLGVEGEFKGGLRVTTPETMDIVRMVLTGQVSRELVGLINAHGPYAVGISGEDARLFTAERKQATVDGEQVDIGLVGEVAEVNPDAVLDIVNAGRIPVVSTVAPDVDGVVHNVNADTAAGALAAALGAEKLVVLTDVEGLYANWPDRSSLIDRVRVDRLETMLPTLASGMIPKMEACVRAIRGGVRRAHVIDGRLAHSVLLEVFTSRGIGTMVFPETELP; this is translated from the coding sequence ATGAACCAGGAGGCTCTGATTTCCGCGGACGAAAGACTCGCGACGGCGGCCGAGAAGGCCGGTGTGCTCATCGAAGCGCTGCCCTGGCTGCAGCGGTTCCACGGTGCCACCGTGGTGGTGAAGTACGGCGGCAACGCCATGATCGACGACCAGCTGAAGGCGGCCTTCGCCGAGGACATGGTGTTCCTGCGGCTGGCCGGCCTGCGGCCGGTGGTCGTGCACGGGGGTGGTCCGCAGATCACCGCGATGCTCAAGCGCCTCGGCGTCGAGGGCGAGTTCAAGGGCGGCCTGCGGGTCACCACGCCGGAGACGATGGACATCGTCCGGATGGTGCTCACCGGCCAGGTCAGCCGCGAGCTCGTCGGGCTGATCAACGCCCACGGGCCGTACGCGGTCGGCATCTCCGGCGAGGACGCCCGGCTGTTCACCGCCGAGCGCAAACAGGCCACTGTGGACGGTGAGCAGGTGGACATCGGCCTCGTCGGCGAGGTCGCCGAGGTCAACCCGGACGCGGTGCTCGACATCGTCAACGCCGGGCGCATCCCGGTCGTGTCCACGGTCGCCCCGGACGTCGACGGCGTCGTGCACAACGTCAACGCCGACACGGCCGCGGGTGCGCTCGCGGCCGCCCTCGGGGCCGAAAAGCTCGTCGTGCTCACCGACGTCGAAGGCCTCTACGCGAACTGGCCCGACCGGTCGTCGCTGATCGACCGCGTCCGCGTCGACCGGCTCGAAACCATGCTGCCCACCCTGGCCAGCGGCATGATCCCGAAGATGGAGGCGTGCGTGCGCGCCATCCGCGGCGGCGTGCGCCGGGCACACGTGATCGACGGCCGCCTCGCCCATTCCGTGCTGCTGGAGGTCTTCACCTCCCGCGGCATCGGCACCATGGTCTTCCCCGAAACGGAGCTCCCGTGA